GACCCCGGCCGGGCCCGTGAGCAGGGCACGCCCGCGGGCGTGCAGGACTCGTTCGAGCCGCGCGAGGAGCTCCCCCCGCCCGACCGGTGCAGGGCGGTGCGCCGCCGTTCTCACGTACCCACCACCCCCCTGTGGCCTGCGCGGGACTCTGCCCGTGAGAGCAGAGCATACGAATCAGGCCACCGCAGTCCAGACCGCTTGTCCGGGATGCGGACGGGCGCGCACGGACAGGCGGCGGGGCGCGCTCACGGCGATATGCCGCGAACGCGCCCCTGACCAGCTGTGATGCACTTGTGTTGGGTGGTTCAGAAGGTGAGACTCCAGGCGTCGATGTAGCCGGTGTCACCCGATGCCACATCGCGGACCTGCAGCTTCCAGGTGCCGTTGGCCACCTCGCTGGACGCGTCGACCGTGTACGTCGCAAGGACGTTGTCGGCGCTGTCGGACGACGACGAGGCCTTCAGGTTGCGCACCGTGCCGTCCGGCGCGATCAGATCGATGACCAGGTCGCCGCGCCAGGTGTGCTTGATGTCCACGTCGACCTTGAGGACGGCGGGGGCGTTGCCGGTGCGGCCGGTGACGGCGATCGACGAGCTGACGGTCGAGTTGTCCGCGATTGTCACATCCGTCGCGTTGCTGAACGTCGTACCGCCGGTGGTGCCGGTGACGGCGTTCACGGTCTTCGCCGCATCGGCGATACCGGTGCCGCAGCCGCCGGTGCAGGTGCCCGGCAGCGGCCTGGCGTTGCTCTTGATCGCGGCCTCGATCTCGGCCGGGGTCAGAGTGCTCTTGGCCGACTTGAGCAGCGCGGCGAGCCCGGCGATGTGCGGGGCGGCCATCGAAGTGCCCTGGTACGGCTTGTAGTTCTCCGTCGACTGGGTGGTGGCGCCGGAGTTCAGCGTGGAGAGGATGCCGTTCTCCGGGGTGGTGACGGTGCCGGGCGTGTCGGTGGCGCGGCGGGTCTCGCCGCCGGGCGCGGCGACGTCGACGATGCTGCCGTAGTTCGAGTAGAACGAGCGGTTGCCCTCGCGGCTGGTGGACGCCACGTTGATGATGTTGGCGCAGTTCGCGGGGGTGAAGCCTGAGGCGTTGGCGTTGCTGTTGCCCGCCGCGACGACCACCGTGGTACCGCGGGACACGGCGCCGTTGATGGCGTTCTGGTAGACGCTGGGGCAGGTGGCGCTGGCGCCGCCGAGGCTCATGTTGATGACCTTGGCCGGGTTCGGGTTCGCCGGGACGCCCGGGACGGTGCCGCCGGATGCCCAGGTGATCGCGTCGGCGATGTCCGCCGAGGAGCCGCCGCACTTGCCGAGCACGCGGACCGGCTGGATCTTCGCGCTGTACGCGATACCCGCAACGCCCTTGCTGTTGCCCGCCGTTGCCGCGATGGTGCCCGCGACGTGGGTGCCGTGCCAGGAGGAGTTGCCCGCCTTGGAACCGGTGCCGCACTCGCCGTCGGTGGCGTTCCAGTCGCCCTCGTCCTTGGCGTCGCTGTCGCGGCCGCTGCCGTCCCGGGCGTCCGCGGCGGTCGAGATGAAGTCGTAGCCCGAGATGACATTGGCGGCGAGGTCCGTGTGGGCGGCGTAGCCGGTGTCCACGACGGCGACGGTGACGCCGCTGCCGGTGGTCTTGTCCCAGGCGCCGGGCACGTTCATGCCGCCGGTGGCCTCGAACAGGTCCCACTGCTTGGTGTACTCGGTGTCGTTCGGGGTGACCGCCATCGCGTAGGCGCGGATGTCCGGTTCCACGGACGCGACCGACGGGTCGGCGCGGAAGGCGTCCAGGACCTCGCCAAGGTCCTTCTTGGACGCCTTGCCACCGAGGTTGACCAGTGCGGCGCCGCCGGCGAGCCGGCGCTCGAACGACAGGCTCTCGCCGGTCTCGGCGGCCTTGGCCGTTGCGTCGGTCTTGGCCGCCGTGTTGGAAGTGGCCTCGGACGTCTTGGACTTGTAGGTGACGATGACCTTCTCGACCGGTGCGGTCGGCAGTGAGGTCATCGACTGGGAAGCCGGAGCGGGCTTCGGCGAGGGCGGCGGCGGAGTGGCGGCGAGTGCCACGGAGTACGTGGCGGCGACGGCGGCGATCGTCG
This portion of the Streptomyces sp. NBC_01750 genome encodes:
- a CDS encoding S8 family serine peptidase, whose protein sequence is MAASATIAAVAATYSVALAATPPPPSPKPAPASQSMTSLPTAPVEKVIVTYKSKTSEATSNTAAKTDATAKAAETGESLSFERRLAGGAALVNLGGKASKKDLGEVLDAFRADPSVASVEPDIRAYAMAVTPNDTEYTKQWDLFEATGGMNVPGAWDKTTGSGVTVAVVDTGYAAHTDLAANVISGYDFISTAADARDGSGRDSDAKDEGDWNATDGECGTGSKAGNSSWHGTHVAGTIAATAGNSKGVAGIAYSAKIQPVRVLGKCGGSSADIADAITWASGGTVPGVPANPNPAKVINMSLGGASATCPSVYQNAINGAVSRGTTVVVAAGNSNANASGFTPANCANIINVASTSREGNRSFYSNYGSIVDVAAPGGETRRATDTPGTVTTPENGILSTLNSGATTQSTENYKPYQGTSMAAPHIAGLAALLKSAKSTLTPAEIEAAIKSNARPLPGTCTGGCGTGIADAAKTVNAVTGTTGGTTFSNATDVTIADNSTVSSSIAVTGRTGNAPAVLKVDVDIKHTWRGDLVIDLIAPDGTVRNLKASSSSDSADNVLATYTVDASSEVANGTWKLQVRDVASGDTGYIDAWSLTF